Sequence from the Flavobacterium sp. TR2 genome:
GCACGTTATTATTATAAAAAAAATCTCCCTCTTCTGATTTTGAATATTTGCAGAAACGATGATCGATTTCAAAGCGTTCAGCCAGACTTCGAAGTAAATTGATGCCTTCATGCAAACTGCTAAATTCATGAATGCATACCTGAAACTTACTTACTTTTCCAATAGCTAAATATTTGTACCCGTTTCTAGCCTCGTATTGGTAAATGCCAAACTTTGCTTCAAAGCGTTTTAAAGCCCTGTTATAAGTCGGCCAGAGCTTTTTGATTTCTGTACACTCCAAAAGAAGCGCCATTAATTCTGTAGCGCAGACTTCAAAAGAAATTCCGTGAATATCCCTTAAAAAATGCTGCCTTTGCGGATTGATATTATTACCTGTAAAATGTGATGTTACGCGTTTTTTTAAATTAATTGCTTTTCCAACATAAATCACTTTTTTTGCCTGATTATAAAAGTAATAAACGCCTGGTTTGTCTGGCAGATTATTAAAATCATCTGGCGGAAGGTTAGGTGGCAAGCGCTGATCTTGAGCCGTTTTTTTGATCATTTTCTCGATTTCTCCAGCATCGTCCCATTCCAGCAAAAGAGAAAACAACAGTGCAGTAGCATCTGCATCTCCGCCCGCGCGGTGTCTGTTTTCTAAATTGATATTTAAAGAATTGCAAAGATTGCCTAAACTATAAGAACCCAATCCCGGCTTGATTTTTCTGGCTGCGCGAACGGTGCACAATTTTTTAGCAGACCATTTAAAACCAGATTGTTCCAGTTGATGATGAACGAATGAATAATCGAAATTGACATTGTGCGCCACGAAAATACGGTCTGTAAGCATTTCGAGAACTTTTTCTGAAATATCATCAAAGATTGGCGCATTGGCTACCATTTCGTTATTAATGCCTGTTAATCCAAAAATAGAAGGAGGGATGTCCTGTTGAGGATTAACAAGTGTTTCATAACGATCCAGCACATTTTTGCCATCATGAATAATGATCGCAATTTCTGTAATGCGGCTACCGCTGGCATTTCCGCCTGTGGTTTCAATATCGACTATAGCATATTCCGTATTTTTCATCTTTATATAACGTAAAATGTTCTATTTCTGTTGTTCAATTAAGTTTTGACTGTGATAATATCTTTAAGGAGAGTAGAGAATTTGGGAGATAATCTGTCCTGTTTCATTTTCCATTGTCGGCCTAAAGACTGTACGCCGAATTTAATTTTATTGTTGCCATAGCTCCGATTCATTTCATCAATTACTTTCATTAAAGGCTCATGTTTAGGGTTTGAAGTGTTAAATAAATTAAGCTGTGTTTCGTTATTTGGTGTTAAGCCCATTACAATTACACCTGCTTTTTTATAGCGATAACCTTTTTTAAAAATAGCTTTAAACCCTTTTTGAGCTGCTGCATTAAGTTCTATCGTAGAATTGGTTGGAAAATCTGTTGTAATTGTAATGCTTCTTGAATAATGAGATTCTTCGTTTTTTATAAAACTAGTCTGTATAAAAACGGTTACCATATTGCAATGACAATTTTGTCTCCTTAATTTTTCGGCACAAGAAGCTGTAAATGTGCTAATTCGCTCTGATATTTCTTCATAAGTAGTATATCTTTTTTCGAAAGATCTAGTTGTAGCAATCATTTTTCGGTCTGATGCTTCCTCTAATTCTAAAGTCGGTTTCCCTTCCAATTCATGTTTTAATCTAAGCCCGACTACAGACATTTCTTTTCTTACCCAAGCATCTGGAAGTTGGGTAAATTCATAAGCTGTATTAATTTTTTTTGCTTTAAGTCTTTTCGCGTGTTTTCTCCCAATTCCCCAAACATCTTCAATTTTAGCCCATTTTAAGGCTTTGATTCTTTTTTCTTCAGAATCGATGCAATAAACATTTTGTGTGCGATCAGCAAATTTTCGAGCAATTTTATTCGCCATTTTGGCTAAGGCTTTGGTAGGTGCAAAACCTACACTTACGGGAATACCTGTTCCTTGTGTGACCTCTTTGCGTATTTTTAATCCAAGTGTATTCAGATCAAATAAATCGTAACCCGAGAATTTTAAAAAAGCTTCGTCTATACTGTAAATTTCAATTTCAGGCGTATAAGTTCGCAGGAGATTCATTACCCGATTACTCATATCTCCATAGAGCGGATAATTTGAAGAATAAACAAAAATATTCTTTTCCTTAAAAATAGATTCGTATTTAAAGGCAGGAATTGCCATTGGTATACCCAGAGCTTTAGCTTCATCAGAACGTGAAATAACACAGCCATCATTGTTAGAAAGGATAACGATAGGTTTTCCTCTTAAATGCGGTTCAAATACTCTTTGGCAAGAAGCATAAAAATTATTACAATCGACTAAAGCAAACATTTCTAAATGTATTTTTTGTTCTATTTTGTCAGTCTGAGTAAAGTCGAAGACCATGTATGCTATAAAGCGCTTCGACTTTGCTCAGCGTGACATTAAATTCAAAAAGTTTTGATACTATGCGTTACAATTCCCCAGATCACAAAATTATTTTCTGAAGTCACTTTTATAGGTTGATAATCTTCATTTTCGGCAATAAGCCAGATAATCTCTTTCTCTATTCTGATGCGTTTTACGGTAAATTCCCCATCGATCTGACAAACAGCGATTCTATTATTCTGCGGTTCTAGACTTTTATCAATAATCAATAAATCACCGTCATTGATGCCCACATTTTTCATAGAATATCCTTTTACTCTGGCAAAATAAGTGGTGTATTTATGCTTGATTAATTCTTTGTTGAGATCAATAGACAATTCAATAAAATCATCAGCAGGCGAAGGAAA
This genomic interval carries:
- a CDS encoding exonuclease domain-containing protein, yielding MKNTEYAIVDIETTGGNASGSRITEIAIIIHDGKNVLDRYETLVNPQQDIPPSIFGLTGINNEMVANAPIFDDISEKVLEMLTDRIFVAHNVNFDYSFVHHQLEQSGFKWSAKKLCTVRAARKIKPGLGSYSLGNLCNSLNINLENRHRAGGDADATALLFSLLLEWDDAGEIEKMIKKTAQDQRLPPNLPPDDFNNLPDKPGVYYFYNQAKKVIYVGKAINLKKRVTSHFTGNNINPQRQHFLRDIHGISFEVCATELMALLLECTEIKKLWPTYNRALKRFEAKFGIYQYEARNGYKYLAIGKVSKFQVCIHEFSSLHEGINLLRSLAERFEIDHRFCKYSKSEEGDFFYNNNVQSLPDTIMHNAQVDNAIDYLLNNRPTFAIIDKGKSKEERSCIWIENGHFYGMGYLPSDVSIHEPSEVKNYVTPYKSNQYIEQLIFSYAEKHPRKVFFKKHFLV
- a CDS encoding Y-family DNA polymerase, with translation MFALVDCNNFYASCQRVFEPHLRGKPIVILSNNDGCVISRSDEAKALGIPMAIPAFKYESIFKEKNIFVYSSNYPLYGDMSNRVMNLLRTYTPEIEIYSIDEAFLKFSGYDLFDLNTLGLKIRKEVTQGTGIPVSVGFAPTKALAKMANKIARKFADRTQNVYCIDSEEKRIKALKWAKIEDVWGIGRKHAKRLKAKKINTAYEFTQLPDAWVRKEMSVVGLRLKHELEGKPTLELEEASDRKMIATTRSFEKRYTTYEEISERISTFTASCAEKLRRQNCHCNMVTVFIQTSFIKNEESHYSRSITITTDFPTNSTIELNAAAQKGFKAIFKKGYRYKKAGVIVMGLTPNNETQLNLFNTSNPKHEPLMKVIDEMNRSYGNNKIKFGVQSLGRQWKMKQDRLSPKFSTLLKDIITVKT
- a CDS encoding LexA family protein, which translates into the protein MITKLSNINTTKSIELYSPDISSEVKLPFFDVGISAGFPSPADDFIELSIDLNKELIKHKYTTYFARVKGYSMKNVGINDGDLLIIDKSLEPQNNRIAVCQIDGEFTVKRIRIEKEIIWLIAENEDYQPIKVTSENNFVIWGIVTHSIKTF